Part of the Roseofilum casamattae BLCC-M143 genome, CATGGATGCCGAGAGCCAGAGGAACATTTCCACAAAGTTAAGTCCTTTCAGTTTCACCGGAGCGCGCACGGCAATTTCGCTGAGTTGCCCTAAGTCCGCATTTTCGACACCGACGGCAAAAAAGGCGACTTGTTTATTCGCTTCCGCTTGCTGAATGCGTTGGGCAGCTTTCACAATAATATCTTCCGACTCTCCTTGCGGCGCCCCATCGGTGATCAGAAATACCCAAGGACGATAATAGGCGACTCCATTGGCGCGATATTCGGCTTTGCGCGCTTCAATCAGATCGAGTCCGGTATTGATGGCGCTTCCCATGTAAGTCATGCCCTGAGCCTTGAGTTTCGGGGTTTCAAAGCGATCTGCGGTGACGAAATCCAGTTCGACTTTAATCTCGTTGTTGAAGCTAATAATGGCAACTTCCACCCGACGAGCAGCTAAGGTATCCTTATTCAGGTTATTACTAAAGGTTTCGAGACCTTCGTGTAGGGCATCGAGAGCTTCTCCTTGCATAGAACCGGAGGTATCGAGGAGGAGAACGCAGGGACAGCGCGGTTCTGGGTTC contains:
- a CDS encoding vWA domain-containing protein; amino-acid sequence: MPEPIRLDEAVEFAENPEPRCPCVLLLDTSGSMQGEALDALHEGLETFSNNLNKDTLAARRVEVAIISFNNEIKVELDFVTADRFETPKLKAQGMTYMGSAINTGLDLIEARKAEYRANGVAYYRPWVFLITDGAPQGESEDIIVKAAQRIQQAEANKQVAFFAVGVENADLGQLSEIAVRAPVKLKGLNFVEMFLWLSASMSAVSHSKIDDQVALPPPGWGTV